Proteins from a genomic interval of Desulfitibacter alkalitolerans DSM 16504:
- a CDS encoding FliH/SctL family protein — MSKLLKTPDINDEILIYCSSEKESAYEQQALASDSLIKAAEKKAEEILNEAKNKAQEIINSADEQLKTKLDEGYRLGHQHGYKEGIAEARVEALARYEEIKKVLQAVYELREKIILDVEEDLKKLSISIAERIVTTQLSMAPETIVHIVKEACGQFRQADQITVFVNPEDGYILRQRKIELQEVLGDYCRVYIIDDGGLSQGSCIIESENGLLDAGLMTQLENMGIAILGDE; from the coding sequence TTGTCTAAACTACTTAAGACGCCCGATATAAATGATGAAATACTAATTTATTGCAGCTCGGAAAAAGAATCTGCCTATGAGCAACAGGCTTTAGCATCAGATTCATTAATTAAAGCTGCTGAAAAAAAGGCTGAAGAAATCTTGAATGAGGCAAAAAATAAAGCACAAGAGATAATTAACAGCGCAGACGAGCAGCTAAAGACTAAGCTGGATGAAGGATATAGGCTAGGTCATCAACATGGCTACAAGGAAGGAATTGCAGAGGCCAGGGTAGAGGCACTAGCAAGATATGAGGAAATAAAAAAGGTCCTTCAGGCAGTATATGAATTAAGAGAAAAAATCATATTGGATGTGGAAGAGGACCTGAAAAAGCTTTCTATATCAATAGCAGAAAGAATTGTTACAACGCAGCTTTCTATGGCCCCAGAAACAATTGTTCATATTGTGAAGGAGGCCTGTGGTCAGTTTAGACAAGCAGATCAGATTACTGTATTTGTTAACCCTGAGGATGGGTACATATTAAGACAACGAAAGATAGAACTGCAGGAAGTCTTAGGTGACTACTGCAGGGTATATATAATTGATGATGGTGGATTGTCCCAGGGCAGCTGCATCATTGAAAGTGAGAATGGTTTGTTAGATGCAGGACTAATGACCCAACTTGAAAACATGGGTATTGCCATATTAGGAGATGAATGA
- the fliG gene encoding flagellar motor switch protein FliG yields the protein MSKESRLTGIKKIAILLIALGPEVSAKVLKNFREEDIERISSEIANITTVDPELKKKIFEEFLVLHEAQTYIASGGIKYAREVLEKALGPQKASELIKRLTEASRIKPFNLLRKTDPKQLVNFINNEHPQTISLILSYLQPEQAAIVLSSLPEEMQTDITRRIATMERTSPEILKEVESVLEKKLSSVVNQDFTVAGGIDTLVDILNRVDRGTEKSILEELEREDQELVEEIRKRMFVFEDIITLDDQSIRRVLREIDFKDLAYALKGSSSEVTDRILKNLSKRAGEMLSEDIEMLGPVRLREVEEAQQKIVQVIRRLDEAGEIIISRGGEDAIVV from the coding sequence GTGAGCAAGGAAAGTAGACTGACAGGAATAAAGAAGATTGCGATATTGCTTATTGCCCTTGGACCAGAAGTATCTGCCAAGGTACTTAAGAACTTTAGAGAAGAGGATATAGAGAGGATTAGTTCTGAGATTGCAAATATAACTACTGTTGATCCTGAATTAAAGAAAAAGATTTTTGAAGAATTTTTAGTTCTTCATGAGGCCCAGACCTACATAGCCTCTGGTGGCATAAAGTATGCTAGAGAAGTGCTAGAAAAAGCCCTTGGACCTCAGAAGGCTTCCGAATTGATAAAAAGGTTGACAGAGGCATCAAGGATAAAGCCTTTTAATCTTCTTAGAAAAACGGATCCCAAACAACTTGTTAATTTTATCAATAATGAACATCCCCAAACCATTTCACTAATACTTTCCTACCTACAGCCCGAACAGGCTGCAATAGTTTTGAGTTCGCTTCCAGAGGAAATGCAAACAGACATTACTAGAAGAATAGCTACAATGGAAAGAACCTCGCCAGAGATATTAAAGGAGGTAGAAAGTGTATTGGAGAAAAAGCTTTCCTCTGTGGTAAATCAAGACTTTACTGTCGCAGGTGGTATTGATACCTTAGTGGATATTCTTAACAGAGTTGATAGGGGTACTGAAAAAAGTATATTGGAAGAGCTTGAGAGAGAGGATCAGGAACTGGTTGAAGAGATCCGTAAAAGGATGTTCGTGTTTGAAGATATTATTACCCTTGATGATCAATCAATCCGTAGGGTTCTTAGAGAAATTGACTTTAAAGATTTGGCTTATGCTCTTAAGGGTTCGAGCTCAGAGGTTACTGACAGAATACTTAAGAACCTGTCAAAGAGAGCAGGAGAAATGCTTTCCGAGGATATAGAAATGCTAGGACCCGTAAGGTTAAGGGAAGTTGAAGAAGCACAGCAGAAAATTGTCCAGGTTATTAGAAGACTGGATGAAGCAGGAGAAATAATAATATCCCGCGGTGGAGAGGATGCTATCGTTGTCTAA
- the fliF gene encoding flagellar basal-body MS-ring/collar protein FliF — MNLSVIREKWEALTKNQRTILIVMTVAVLLSAVFFVQWFTKVEYAELFTGMEPNAAGEVVARLQEMGLPYKLANQGTAILVPANQVYDLRLQLAASGVFASGGTGFELFDQSKLGITDFERQLNYQRALQEELRRTIIQLEAVEQARVHLVIPEQSLFIKEQGQATASIVVKLAPMSSLRPDQVMAIINLVAGSVDKLDPKNVHVIDTQGVILSEGLFDDGGGIIVSQGKQFEQKRKFEKDLEQRVQALLQQMLGSGKSVTMVNADLDYDHREVTRIEFGQSHIRSEQTIDEQHVNRTQGGVVGQDNLQDLGTIYPELESGDSGSSISERITNYELDQLQETVVYAPGRLVSLSTAVAIDGTLTDEMVESIRQVVAAAIGFNPERGDQIAVMSMEFDKRALQESEAQMAMMALQEKKEEQIKIYISWGFKALAIILGFILLLIIIRSLGEAFKREPVMERPIPIAQMEEEIEPPKPKDEAVKKQEKVQKVAKEKPEETAALLKQWLMED, encoded by the coding sequence ATGAATTTATCAGTTATTAGGGAAAAGTGGGAAGCCTTGACCAAGAATCAAAGGACCATCTTGATTGTTATGACCGTGGCAGTGCTTCTTTCTGCTGTTTTTTTTGTACAGTGGTTCACAAAGGTTGAGTATGCTGAGCTTTTTACGGGCATGGAACCTAATGCAGCAGGAGAAGTTGTTGCCAGGCTTCAAGAGATGGGTCTCCCATACAAACTAGCTAATCAAGGCACTGCTATCTTGGTTCCTGCAAATCAGGTTTATGATCTGCGACTGCAGCTTGCTGCCTCGGGTGTATTTGCTTCTGGAGGTACTGGCTTTGAATTATTTGACCAGAGTAAACTGGGAATTACTGATTTTGAAAGACAGCTTAATTATCAAAGAGCATTACAGGAAGAGCTTAGACGAACAATTATCCAGCTTGAAGCAGTTGAACAAGCCAGGGTCCATTTAGTTATTCCTGAGCAGAGTTTATTTATAAAGGAACAGGGGCAGGCTACTGCCTCTATAGTAGTTAAGCTTGCTCCAATGTCTAGCCTGCGTCCGGATCAGGTAATGGCAATTATAAACTTGGTTGCCGGAAGTGTGGATAAGCTGGACCCCAAAAATGTTCACGTTATTGATACCCAGGGTGTTATTTTAAGCGAGGGTCTTTTTGATGATGGGGGAGGTATAATAGTTTCCCAGGGTAAACAGTTTGAACAAAAAAGAAAGTTCGAAAAGGATTTAGAGCAGAGAGTTCAGGCTCTTTTACAACAAATGCTGGGCAGTGGTAAGTCAGTTACCATGGTCAATGCCGACCTGGATTATGATCATCGGGAGGTTACAAGAATTGAATTCGGACAATCCCACATTCGAAGTGAACAAACTATTGATGAGCAGCATGTCAATCGTACGCAAGGTGGGGTTGTAGGCCAGGATAATCTTCAGGATTTAGGCACCATATATCCTGAATTAGAGAGTGGGGATAGTGGTAGCAGTATTTCCGAAAGAATAACCAACTATGAACTAGATCAGCTTCAAGAGACAGTAGTCTATGCTCCGGGAAGGCTTGTTTCTCTATCAACTGCTGTAGCTATTGACGGTACACTAACAGATGAAATGGTTGAATCAATTCGACAAGTTGTAGCTGCAGCAATAGGGTTTAATCCAGAGAGGGGAGACCAGATTGCAGTAATGAGCATGGAGTTTGATAAAAGAGCATTGCAGGAATCCGAAGCTCAGATGGCTATGATGGCCTTACAAGAAAAGAAAGAGGAACAAATTAAAATATATATAAGCTGGGGTTTTAAGGCCTTAGCAATAATTTTGGGATTTATATTACTTTTAATAATTATTAGAAGCCTTGGAGAAGCCTTTAAAAGAGAGCCGGTTATGGAAAGGCCAATTCCTATAGCACAGATGGAAGAAGAGATTGAACCTCCTAAACCAAAGGATGAAGCAGTAAAAAAACAGGAAAAAGTACAAAAAGTGGCCAAGGAAAAACCAGAAGAAACAGCTGCATTATTGAAGCAGTGGCTTATGGAAGACTAA
- the fliE gene encoding flagellar hook-basal body complex protein FliE, with protein MRVSLFQVQPLNLPRMAENIKSKESQDSFSAFLKNSLNKANELQIEADNLTKKMIVGDDVELHQVMIATEKAEIAMQLTLQIRNKLVEAYQELSKMQI; from the coding sequence ATGAGAGTATCACTATTTCAGGTACAACCTCTAAATCTGCCTCGCATGGCAGAAAACATTAAATCTAAAGAATCGCAAGATAGCTTTTCAGCTTTTTTAAAAAACAGCCTTAATAAAGCAAATGAACTCCAAATAGAGGCTGATAACTTAACGAAAAAAATGATAGTAGGTGATGATGTGGAGCTGCATCAGGTTATGATAGCAACTGAAAAGGCAGAGATTGCAATGCAGCTTACCCTGCAGATTAGAAATAAACTTGTTGAGGCTTACCAAGAGTTAAGCAAAATGCAAATTTAG
- the flgC gene encoding flagellar basal body rod protein FlgC codes for MKLFNTLNTSASGLTAERLRLDVVANNIANASTTRTSDGGPYQKRAVVFKEKLVREMTNNGRKFINKGVEAAAIVRDQSPPRMVYNPSHPDANEKGFVAMPNVDLAVEMADMITATRAYEANVTVLNATKTMALKALEIGRG; via the coding sequence ATGAAATTGTTTAATACCTTAAACACAAGTGCAAGTGGACTTACAGCCGAAAGACTCAGATTAGATGTTGTAGCCAACAATATTGCAAATGCAAGTACCACTAGAACTTCTGATGGTGGGCCATATCAAAAAAGAGCAGTAGTTTTTAAAGAAAAGTTAGTTAGAGAAATGACTAATAATGGCAGGAAATTTATAAATAAGGGTGTAGAAGCTGCGGCAATTGTTAGAGATCAGTCTCCGCCGCGAATGGTCTATAATCCCAGTCACCCAGATGCAAATGAAAAGGGATTTGTTGCAATGCCCAATGTTGATTTAGCAGTAGAGATGGCTGATATGATAACAGCAACTAGAGCATATGAGGCCAATGTTACGGTTTTAAATGCTACTAAAACTATGGCTTTAAAGGCCTTGGAAATAGGAAGGGGCTAA
- the flgB gene encoding flagellar basal body rod protein FlgB — protein sequence MNVLRSDVMIALQKALDGSSVRQSAIANNIANVNTPGYKRKEVSFENELRVALKKSGSVGLTRTHPEHIHKYPALLEIKPRVLQNDSQSMRPDNNNVDLDQEMTKMAANSIYYNSLISQLNKRIGILKHTISEGRR from the coding sequence ATGAATGTGTTAAGAAGTGATGTTATGATTGCCTTGCAAAAAGCCCTGGATGGTTCTTCAGTCAGGCAGAGTGCCATAGCTAACAATATTGCCAATGTTAACACACCAGGTTATAAGAGGAAAGAGGTTAGCTTTGAAAATGAGTTAAGGGTTGCATTAAAAAAGTCTGGTAGTGTTGGTTTGACAAGGACCCATCCTGAACATATTCATAAATATCCTGCCCTTTTAGAAATTAAACCAAGAGTTCTTCAAAATGATTCCCAAAGCATGAGACCTGATAATAATAATGTTGACTTGGATCAGGAAATGACCAAAATGGCCGCAAATTCAATATATTATAATAGCCTTATATCCCAGTTGAATAAAAGAATAGGCATACTGAAGCATACAATTTCTGAAGGGAGAAGGTAA
- a CDS encoding glutaredoxin domain-containing protein yields the protein MQSITIYSTMNCPYCVAAKNLCINKGLDYKEIDLTNDPDELARIKEQTGMLTVPQIFIGEEFIGGYTELRQLNDAGELDKKLLKD from the coding sequence ATGCAAAGCATTACAATTTACAGCACCATGAACTGCCCTTATTGTGTTGCAGCAAAGAACCTATGTATTAATAAGGGATTGGATTATAAGGAAATCGATTTGACTAATGACCCTGATGAGCTTGCTAGAATTAAGGAACAAACTGGGATGCTGACAGTTCCACAGATCTTCATAGGTGAGGAGTTCATAGGAGGATATACTGAATTAAGACAGCTAAATGATGCAGGTGAGCTGGATAAAAAACTCCTCAAGGATTGA
- a CDS encoding HD-GYP domain-containing protein, with amino-acid sequence MDDFIINNDLLEDLITFYNNGDILSPQEKIALENEIQENGIISYMILNGEGEYFMVGAERNTEYISVKDLIPGMVLAMDIVSAYGTELISKGSVLTDHFIDVLQKLNFEEVLVYKNQASSNELIETETLIHRYVDNGYVVDKNKIKKLIQEVGSGNPLDVKYVEEITGSIAEQANTNLPLEILEKTISKDDYLYAHSLNVALLASLLGKWVGLDDRSVSLLAKTGVLHDIGKSKIDKHLLDKPGSLTSQEYSLVKKHSQYGYEILKNITDLEIEVVLGVLMHHERYDGTGYPMGINGGKISVFGKIVAIADVYSAMVADRPYAKKECPFTILNYLENDCIGQFDITYLRPFLYNVASSYIGNNVILSNGEKASVILVSSTEFISRPLVKTENVFINLAKERNLHIIEVLPLLHS; translated from the coding sequence ATGGATGATTTTATAATAAATAATGACTTGCTTGAAGACTTAATAACCTTTTACAATAATGGAGATATCTTGAGTCCCCAGGAAAAAATCGCGTTAGAAAATGAAATTCAAGAAAACGGCATAATCAGCTATATGATATTAAATGGCGAAGGAGAGTATTTCATGGTTGGAGCGGAAAGAAATACTGAGTATATTAGCGTAAAGGATTTAATTCCTGGAATGGTTTTAGCTATGGATATTGTGTCGGCATATGGGACAGAACTCATTTCCAAGGGCAGTGTGTTAACTGATCATTTCATAGATGTGCTGCAGAAGCTAAATTTTGAGGAAGTATTAGTCTATAAAAATCAGGCTTCCAGTAATGAGCTTATAGAGACCGAAACCCTAATACATAGATATGTTGATAATGGGTATGTGGTTGATAAAAATAAAATTAAGAAGCTGATTCAAGAGGTAGGGTCTGGAAACCCCTTAGACGTGAAATATGTAGAGGAAATAACTGGGTCTATAGCTGAACAGGCCAACACCAATTTGCCCCTTGAAATACTTGAAAAAACCATCAGCAAAGATGATTATCTATATGCCCATTCCTTAAATGTTGCCTTGTTAGCCTCATTGCTGGGCAAATGGGTTGGGCTAGATGACAGGTCCGTTTCCCTGTTAGCCAAAACAGGTGTCCTACACGATATAGGAAAATCAAAAATAGATAAGCATCTGTTGGATAAACCGGGTTCATTAACATCACAAGAATACAGTCTGGTTAAAAAGCATAGTCAATACGGATATGAAATATTAAAGAATATAACTGATCTAGAAATAGAAGTTGTTCTTGGGGTATTAATGCATCATGAAAGATACGATGGTACAGGATATCCAATGGGCATAAATGGTGGGAAGATAAGTGTATTTGGAAAAATTGTGGCCATTGCTGATGTTTATTCTGCAATGGTTGCAGACCGCCCTTATGCGAAAAAAGAATGCCCTTTTACAATTTTGAATTATCTTGAAAATGATTGTATAGGACAGTTTGACATAACCTATCTGCGGCCATTTCTTTATAATGTAGCCAGCAGCTATATTGGAAATAACGTTATTCTAAGCAATGGTGAAAAGGCATCTGTAATTCTTGTAAGTAGTACAGAATTTATATCAAGACCCCTTGTTAAAACAGAAAATGTCTTTATTAATCTGGCCAAGGAAAGGAATTTACATATAATCGAGGTTCTCCCCCTGCTGCACAGCTAA
- a CDS encoding flagellar basal body-associated FliL family protein — translation MKDFNFKIMVIFIVFLLCSGAILATVLLQGKLARSADVDEYFTDPIEIVTHLKFDDVNRKLIHIKAVIVVEAGGSETYQVLSQNPAKIKEICINFFNDLTEKQVNELMKENLLKDMLQMKINNSLNVKTTGVYFQEILIN, via the coding sequence GTGAAGGATTTTAATTTTAAAATTATGGTAATATTTATAGTATTTCTTTTGTGTTCTGGAGCAATATTAGCTACAGTATTGCTTCAAGGTAAACTGGCAAGATCAGCAGATGTGGATGAGTATTTTACTGATCCCATTGAGATAGTAACCCATCTAAAGTTTGATGATGTAAATAGAAAACTAATTCATATAAAGGCAGTTATTGTTGTTGAAGCAGGCGGAAGTGAGACATATCAAGTTTTAAGTCAAAATCCAGCAAAAATTAAAGAAATTTGTATAAATTTCTTTAATGACCTTACTGAAAAGCAGGTAAATGAATTGATGAAAGAGAACCTTTTAAAAGACATGCTGCAGATGAAAATCAATAATAGTTTGAATGTGAAAACTACAGGGGTTTATTTTCAGGAAATATTGATTAACTAA
- a CDS encoding DUF4321 domain-containing protein: MKRSTSGASILILLVLLVIGLLLGGIIGDILGKLGVPYIYESQQIRWSPSGDFMIIVWDIDLLIRVNLASVIGLMLAFWIYRKL, encoded by the coding sequence GTGAAAAGATCAACTTCTGGAGCTTCTATATTGATACTGTTGGTTCTCTTGGTCATTGGTTTGTTGTTAGGGGGAATTATTGGGGATATTTTAGGGAAGCTGGGTGTTCCATATATTTATGAAAGCCAGCAGATTCGCTGGAGCCCGTCAGGAGATTTCATGATTATTGTATGGGATATTGACTTGTTAATCAGGGTTAATCTTGCAAGTGTTATTGGCCTGATGCTGGCTTTTTGGATCTATAGGAAATTATAA
- a CDS encoding flagellin, whose product MRINNNLMAMNTHRQLGITNSSGAKAMEKLSSGFRINRAGDDAAGLAISEKMRGQIRGLNQASRNAQDGISLIQTAEGALNETHAILQRMRELAVQSATDTNTADDRTKLQAEVDQLAKEITRISNTTEFNTKNLLAGGLNNTFHIGANQGQSVGLTIGAMDAKTLGVAGNIVNTTVTYGSELGTNFSVTTNSEGLNGYFVNIAKVAATQAVAVTGGTANTTATAGGSYTGSSDVTLNIRVTASDGTKVTAAEYSIDGGNTWTNAGAMLDSSGANSVFTYQGATITMTSHADVSTSIPGLQYNATLTSQYFNVQLGSTDTGGTVGTAAKMYNNQSSVVVGDASTDRIATVSLGGATTYATAFAAVGATGTTYTANSSAAIAQTQTASTSAIIAADGTVSQEAVAHKGLNISTQGSANLAITTINNALETVSAERSKLGAAQNRLDHTIKNLDTSSENLQASESRIRDVDMAKEMMEFTKQNILQQAATAMLAQANQAPQAVLQLLR is encoded by the coding sequence ATGAGAATTAACAACAACTTAATGGCAATGAACACCCATAGACAGTTGGGAATTACCAACAGCTCTGGCGCAAAAGCAATGGAAAAGTTGTCCTCAGGCTTTAGAATCAACAGAGCTGGAGATGATGCGGCAGGTCTTGCAATCTCTGAAAAGATGAGAGGGCAAATCAGAGGTCTTAACCAAGCTTCAAGAAATGCTCAAGATGGTATTTCTTTAATTCAAACAGCTGAGGGTGCTTTAAATGAGACTCATGCTATTCTTCAAAGGATGAGAGAGCTAGCAGTACAATCAGCAACAGATACCAATACAGCTGATGACCGAACAAAGCTTCAAGCTGAAGTAGATCAGTTGGCTAAAGAGATTACAAGAATTTCTAATACAACTGAGTTTAACACGAAGAACCTTTTAGCTGGTGGTCTTAATAATACTTTCCATATTGGTGCTAACCAAGGTCAAAGTGTAGGCCTGACTATTGGTGCTATGGATGCTAAAACCCTTGGAGTTGCTGGTAATATTGTGAACACAACAGTTACATACGGTTCAGAATTAGGAACAAATTTTTCAGTAACAACCAACTCTGAAGGCTTAAATGGTTACTTTGTAAATATTGCAAAGGTTGCTGCTACACAAGCAGTTGCTGTAACTGGTGGCACAGCTAATACCACTGCAACTGCAGGAGGTTCATATACTGGTTCAAGTGACGTTACGTTAAATATACGAGTTACTGCTTCTGATGGTACAAAGGTCACAGCAGCTGAGTATTCAATTGATGGAGGAAATACTTGGACAAATGCTGGTGCAATGTTAGATAGTTCAGGTGCAAACTCTGTTTTCACATACCAAGGTGCAACAATTACTATGACTTCACATGCAGATGTAAGTACAAGTATACCTGGACTTCAATATAATGCAACACTCACATCTCAGTATTTTAATGTCCAGTTAGGTTCAACAGATACTGGTGGTACTGTGGGAACAGCTGCTAAAATGTATAATAATCAAAGTTCAGTAGTAGTTGGGGATGCTTCAACTGATAGGATAGCAACTGTCTCTTTAGGTGGAGCAACAACCTACGCAACAGCATTTGCAGCTGTTGGGGCAACCGGTACAACTTATACTGCTAATAGTAGCGCGGCTATTGCACAAACCCAGACTGCATCAACTTCAGCAATTATAGCAGCTGACGGTACTGTATCACAAGAAGCTGTTGCACATAAAGGATTAAATATTTCAACTCAAGGCTCTGCAAACCTAGCCATTACTACTATAAATAATGCACTTGAAACCGTTTCCGCAGAGAGATCCAAACTTGGAGCAGCTCAAAACAGATTAGACCATACAATCAAGAACTTAGATACATCTTCAGAAAACCTACAAGCTTCTGAATCAAGAATCAGAGACGTGGACATGGCCAAGGAAATGATGGAATTTACCAAGCAAAACATCCTTCAGCAAGCTGCTACAGCAATGCTTGCTCAAGCCAACCAGGCACCTCAAGCAGTACTTCAATTATTGAGATAA
- the fliS gene encoding flagellar export chaperone FliS, with the protein MNSPVNTYLQQQVSTVSQEKLVLMLYDGEIKFLKKALESIAAKNIQEAHYNILRAQDILMGLMSGLNMSTGQIAENLFNLYEYMHSRLVEANIYKDTSIIEEVLTMIIDLRNTWNQILKTTKVVNQ; encoded by the coding sequence GTGAATTCACCTGTAAATACATATCTTCAGCAGCAGGTTAGCACAGTATCACAAGAAAAACTAGTATTAATGCTCTATGATGGTGAAATTAAATTTCTTAAAAAAGCTCTAGAATCTATAGCTGCTAAAAACATTCAGGAGGCTCATTATAACATCCTTAGAGCTCAAGACATTTTAATGGGACTAATGTCCGGGCTAAATATGTCAACTGGACAAATTGCTGAGAATTTATTTAATTTATATGAATATATGCACAGCAGACTTGTTGAAGCAAATATCTACAAGGATACTTCTATTATTGAAGAAGTTTTAACTATGATAATTGACTTAAGAAATACCTGGAACCAAATTCTTAAAACAACAAAGGTTGTCAACCAATAA
- a CDS encoding flagellar protein FlaG has protein sequence MVKIQGVDPILMERIRERNRTTVYESNQPRQVDRKQPKEKHESGQKQGKNKKKLEFAIEKLNQFLEEFAAPIRFVIVLKRDNVMVQVLDVTVDKVLSEVYPEKVYQLLYNIDDPKGFVVDDSV, from the coding sequence ATGGTAAAGATTCAAGGCGTTGACCCAATCCTTATGGAACGTATTAGAGAAAGAAACCGGACCACAGTTTATGAATCTAATCAACCAAGGCAGGTAGATCGGAAACAGCCAAAAGAAAAGCATGAATCTGGGCAAAAGCAAGGTAAAAACAAGAAAAAATTAGAATTTGCAATTGAAAAATTAAATCAATTTTTAGAAGAATTTGCTGCACCTATTCGTTTTGTAATAGTTTTAAAAAGAGACAATGTGATGGTTCAGGTTTTAGATGTTACTGTGGATAAAGTGTTAAGTGAGGTGTATCCGGAAAAGGTTTATCAATTACTGTATAACATTGATGATCCTAAAGGTTTTGTTGTGGATGATTCAGTCTAA
- the flgN gene encoding flagellar export chaperone FlgN yields MKNKLNYQQYLTKKKELYETFLSLSQKEQHAIAARNYDLLLQLLTEKDMVIAKVNQIDDYLGTFTEHGNQDVDNLKADIINLLNTAKEIDEQNKNVLKKELDVMAELLKQTHYLKKTHSLYKGDEIPIEGILIDKKK; encoded by the coding sequence ATGAAAAACAAACTAAATTACCAGCAATACTTAACAAAGAAAAAAGAACTTTACGAGACATTTTTAAGCCTGTCCCAGAAAGAGCAGCACGCCATTGCAGCAAGGAACTATGATTTGCTTCTGCAGCTTTTAACTGAAAAGGATATGGTAATAGCCAAGGTAAACCAAATTGATGATTATCTTGGGACTTTTACCGAGCATGGAAATCAAGACGTGGACAATCTTAAAGCTGATATAATAAATTTACTAAATACGGCAAAAGAAATAGATGAACAAAATAAAAATGTCTTAAAAAAAGAATTAGATGTCATGGCAGAACTCCTGAAACAAACACATTACCTAAAAAAAACCCATTCCTTATACAAAGGTGATGAAATTCCAATTGAAGGCATCTTAATCGACAAGAAAAAATAG